The sequence AACAATGTTCTGATTATTCGTAATTGACCGGGGAGTTTTGAGTGTGAAAATGCCCAGGATACCTGAAGCGACTGTCACCAGGTTATCACTGTATTCAAGATTCTTGGAGAACCTTGAGCGGATGGGAGTCGAGTTTGTCTCATCCGGGGAAATTGCGGAGGGTTTAAGTATCAATCCGGCCCAGGTAAGAAAAGACCTGGCTTATTTCGGTGATTTCGGCACACGCGGAGTAGGATATAGAGTAAAGGATTTATTAAGCTGTACATTAAATATCCTCGGGTTGGATCAAAAATGGCCCCTGATCCTTGTTGGAGCTGGCGCCCTGGGTTATGCGGTCTGCGGTTACCAGGGTTTTAATAAGCGCGGATTTTCAATTGTCGCGGTATTTGACAGCAATCCGGCGAAGATAGGAAAAATGGTCGGCAGTATTGAGGTTTTGCCAATGGGTAAAATGACGGAAATAATAAAAAACCGGCGTGTACGGATCGGGATTATCGCAGTTCCTGCAAACGCCGCCCAGGAAGCAGTCGATCAGATGGTCGAAAACGGATTGGAAGGTGTTCTTAATTATACGCCTGTGAACCTTGTTACGCCCGATGCAGTCAAGGTGATCAATATTGACCTGTCTGTCGGGTTGGAGTCGCTAACTTTTAAATTGAGCCAAAAGGAGCTTTAAAGATGAACCCGGTTCTTTATATAGGAGTTATCGGCGCTGGAGAATGTACAAAAAAGGAAGCTTCCCTTGCCGAGGAAGTTGGTTTTGAAATTGCCCAAAGAGGCGCGGTGCTTATTTGCGGGGGTAGGGGAGGCGTTATGGAGGCGTCAGCAAAAGGGGCCCGCCGGGCAGATGGAATTGTAATCGGCATTCTTCCGGGGAGAAACCGCAGTGAATCGAATCCCTACCTTACCATAGCCCTGCCGACCGGCCTGGGGGATGCCCGTAATGCAGTAATTACCTGCGCTTCTGACGTACTTATAGCTGTTTCAGGAGGTTATGGAACCTTGTCTGAAATTGGCCTTGCCCTGAAGATGGGCAAACCTGTGGTGGGCCTTTCCACCTGGGAAATGAAACGGGGCATGCAGGACTTTGCCGTACGCCTGGCGTACAGCCCAATGGAGGCTGTGGAAACGGCTTTTCTTTTGGGTCAATCAAAGCAAAAGGAGTAAAGGAATGGTAGATAGCCGCAAGACAATTGAAATAGTGACTGCCGGTCATACTGAATTTGCAGATATTACTTCACGGGTAAGAAAGTTGATCGTAGAAAGCGGGATAAGCGAAGGGATCTGCTGTCTTTATGTTCCTCATACAACAGCCGCGCTGTTGATTAATGAAAATGCGGACCCCACCGTCGTTCAGGATATAACTTCTAAGCTGGAGAGAATCGTTCCTTGGAATGAGAGATACCTGCACCTGGAGGGCAACTCGGCCGCTCACATAAAGGCCAGCCTGCTGCAGACTTCTCAGGTAATTCCGGTTGAAGGCGGAAAACTGCTGTTAGGGACCTGGCAGGGAATTTTTTTCTGTGAATTCGACGGTCCAAGACAGAGGAAAGTATTTGTTAAGTTGATATCTTCCTAACTTAAAAAAGATCAAAAAAAATAGCTGGCCATAACGCCAGCTAGTCGGGCAGGAAGCTGCATCGCTATTCCTGGACATTAATTGTTATTTCTTTGGGCCTGATTTCTTCTTCTTTGGGAAGGATTATTTCCAGCAGCCCGTTCTTATAGTTTGCTTTTATCTCACCTGATTTTATAGGAACATCTATTCTAAAAGAACGGTAGAAGCTTCCGTAGCTGCGTTCCACCTTAAGATAGCGGGCGCCTTCTTCCCTTTGCTCGCTCTTGCGCTCTCCCTGGATGCTTAATTCGTTATTTACGAAGTGAATTTTAATATCTTCTTTTTCAAGGCCGGGAATTTCCGCCTTAATAATGATTTTCTCCGCATTGTCCTGGATGTCTACAGGGAAGGTCCATGCATCGCTT is a genomic window of Desulfotomaculum sp. containing:
- a CDS encoding redox-sensing transcriptional repressor Rex; the encoded protein is MKMPRIPEATVTRLSLYSRFLENLERMGVEFVSSGEIAEGLSINPAQVRKDLAYFGDFGTRGVGYRVKDLLSCTLNILGLDQKWPLILVGAGALGYAVCGYQGFNKRGFSIVAVFDSNPAKIGKMVGSIEVLPMGKMTEIIKNRRVRIGIIAVPANAAQEAVDQMVENGLEGVLNYTPVNLVTPDAVKVINIDLSVGLESLTFKLSQKEL
- a CDS encoding TIGR00725 family protein, which translates into the protein MNPVLYIGVIGAGECTKKEASLAEEVGFEIAQRGAVLICGGRGGVMEASAKGARRADGIVIGILPGRNRSESNPYLTIALPTGLGDARNAVITCASDVLIAVSGGYGTLSEIGLALKMGKPVVGLSTWEMKRGMQDFAVRLAYSPMEAVETAFLLGQSKQKE
- a CDS encoding molecular chaperone — translated: MDLTKWDPREMSTLRHSINRLFDESFPFPRKSDAWTFPVDIQDNAEKIIIKAEIPGLEKEDIKIHFVNNELSIQGERKSEQREEGARYLKVERSYGSFYRSFRIDVPIKSGEIKANYKNGLLEIILPKEEEIRPKEITINVQE